In one Spirosoma rigui genomic region, the following are encoded:
- a CDS encoding EthD family reductase, with translation MIRLTVLYPKTDNSQFDRDYYLEKHIPLVKERLTPFGLVGVDMQEGIAGGTPESAPPYAMITGLIFNTTDELTIGMGTHGPELLGDIPNFTTVQPQTQICRTVEA, from the coding sequence ATGATACGACTAACGGTCCTGTACCCCAAAACCGACAACAGCCAGTTCGACCGGGACTATTACCTCGAGAAACATATTCCGCTGGTGAAGGAGCGGCTAACACCCTTCGGCCTGGTTGGCGTTGACATGCAGGAGGGAATAGCGGGCGGTACGCCCGAATCGGCCCCTCCTTATGCGATGATTACCGGCCTTATCTTCAACACAACCGATGAACTAACTATCGGCATGGGTACCCACGGGCCTGAGTTGCTGGGCGACATTCCCAACTTCACCACTGTTCAGCCGCAAACGCAAATTTGCCGAACGGTAGAGGCCTAA